In Aethina tumida isolate Nest 87 chromosome 2, icAetTumi1.1, whole genome shotgun sequence, the DNA window GATGAGGAGGTGTGCACCATCGTGAGCAAGCACGACGCTTCGGCTCCGAGGCAGTTGAATAGGCAGTGTGACAGCGTGCTACACGAGTATGATGAcagtaagtaattttattcaatctaAGGGAAACAGTAAACGTTTCCAATTAGGTCTTTACCAGAGACtctgaaaatattacatatcatATTTCTATGAAGTTCGAACGATTGGTATTTTCCAACACTGGCACAGTACATTTAGATGCTTTATTACTATTCAACACGACAATTAATACCTCCAGAATAATTCGAAACTGGTTACACGACagtaatataaaagttttgccATTTTCGCGGCCCATTAAAGCTTAAACATGTAGATTTTTCACGGCTAATCCGTAAAATGTCAAACCGTTTAGTGCCCTTCATATGCGCAATGATTTAACACACgtaaaaattgaatgtaaaacgtaaaaaattgtCGATGTGTGTGAAACAACAGGTAattaaagaaggaaaatatgtTTACGGTAAAACCAGCATTAATCTAGAATTAGCCATAAAATacaacatatataaattattatggctAATTTTACAATGGAACGTATTAAACTTCATAAAACTGTGACGGCTGGAACATTTCAACAGAAATCATCATAAAtcaaagtatattaatttattaaaactggaaAATGTTTCGTTttcataagtttttaataatgttcataagtgtttaattgtaacaataattaatgggAAAAGTagtgttttattatgtttaatttgaagGTGTAATTTTAGCTACCGAAACACAGATGGCGGCACTATGTAcctagaaaaaagttttctgttattttttcttctgtcTAATTGTAATATGTAGTTTTGGCTTCTAAAACATAGATGGggctataatatttaaactttgaaatacttttattagaagtatagaaatatttgtaataatttatttatataaactatttgGTAATGTTGTGTTTGCGGTTGATAAGTATGAATCTATCCAGAACGTACGTCGCTATCTGGCTGCTTTACTTCTAATTTGCTCGCGGTGTTGTCAATTTGTGTTAAAAGTCGTATTtggagaaattataatttatttttatatgactaTGATCTCAACATTTTGGGTATGaaccatattattttcaagatgAACGAAATTTTGCCTGGTGgatgatgattttttttaattaattcaataaaaatagaatattttcaaaaaaagaaaaaatgaaatagaaacctaatctaacctaaacTGACCTATTTCTTTTCagagttcatcaaaaatagaatataaaaaaaattgtcaatattataatttgtttttattaaatttagtaatgacaattttttttgaaaatattttctttttgatgAACACTCTGAAAAAATATAGGTCAGTTTAGGTTATATtaggttatatatatatttttttgttgaattaattaaaaaaaaaataggtatacaatataaaaaaaattgttcataaaaatttcaaagaaaaatctcaaaagtgaaattaaaaattaaattttctctaagaaatcttaatttaCTTGATCAAATCATACTCTTCGGCGTGagtacaatattttgaaaaagaaaaaaaatatgaagaatgtctttctttctatttttacaGCCAAAAATAAGAGCTGTGAGTCTAAACAAAGTTTTACATGAAACATAAATGTAAAGCTAAACATAAAAAGAtctagttaatattttaaacattacatGAGCTCCaaatacttatataaaaaatgctgCGACTAAAGAAAAACtagttagaaattttatataaaatttggtacttCATTTGAGACTCCAATtacctcaaaaaataaatttgtttaatattcaagAACGAAATAACAATACTAGTGagtacattttaatagaatagactatcgtttattttacttaccaatattcttcaaataaaactatgtaaagaaaataatgaaataaaatgtgaatggCAACAGAGCATATGAAGCACACGCCGGTTGTCGGTGACGTTGGGGATATATACCCATACATAAAGAAATAGATTAATCTCACTTCATTTTTTTTGCTAAAACGTTTATATTCTGTAGTTGTCAGTCTTTACCATCTTCAGTTTTGTAAAGGTGATAATAACCAAAAGTCTAGTTTTAAAATGGATAATTAGTTTCAACATATTTGAGTGTGTATATTGTTTGTCTTATGTCACGTCATAAAGTTGATATCGCTCTTAGCTCCAGAAACATTAGGTGAAGAACAGGGCTCACCATGTGCCGCAGGCGGCCTCCACATCCCCAACTCTAAGTCAATGATGTCGTTCGCGCACCAAATCAGCCGCCTGCGCTACTACAGCCAGTGTAACACAGAACCAGAGAGGATCGAGTCACCTACTGGAAGCACACCCGGAAACGGTAAACCACCACCGtcgaattaaaaaagattaaatttgtaCGAAAGGTTTTTTTGTTGCGTCCGATTCGACAGGCGGCATCGGTTTTCCGGAGAGTACGACCGTCCGCCGCACTAATTCCTGTCCGAACATGAAGAAGAGCCAAGGCGCCGTTGCACCGTTCAAGGACGGCCTCGACGACACTCTGGTCGAGACCGACGAGGACGCGGCGTCCGCCTCTAGAGCCGTGAATGGTCTCACCGACGCGCGACGCACCGTCGTCTCGGTGTCGTGCACCACGCAGACGGAGAGTTTTTGGCCTTATCAGTTCCTCTTTCTCAGCATCTTTCCGTCACTGGACTGTCCCAAGTCGAGCCCGCCCGGAGCGTCCAGTCCGGCGCCGCCGCCTCCACCCTTCGACCAGGAGCGATACTCGACGTCTCAGTCGCCTTCCATCTACGACATTCTTGATCGTTACGTCGAGACGGCGGTCCAGAGTGGCGAGCGCGAGTCGCTCGCCTACTTCAAAGAGCAGCTTCAGCTGGTGCACCAGCAGCTTATGTTCGAGCGTCACCGCAGGGAGACGCACGCCTATCGTAACAGACGACTACTGTCGGATGCGAAAAGCACGAGACTCTTGGAGGAGTGCAATTCAGCTCtggtaattactttaattatatttacaataacaaaagcaattaattttctttacttgtagCGTGATCAAGTTCAAGTGAAGCAGACCGAAATAGAAAACTTACGAGAACAACTGGCTCGTCTCTGTGCCGAACGCGCCGAAGACGATCGGCAGCTGAGTGCTAAGCTGCGGTCATGCGAGTCTCAGcttcataattttgaaagtGAGTGCAGGTCATTGAGGGAGTCGAACGCCGCTCTACGGGCCGAACTGACCACGTTCAGAAACAAGTACGGAGCTCTGGATACCGATAAGCAACAAGTGGAAGCACAGTTGCTGGATGCGGTGGCTGAGGCGAATGTGGCCAAGGAGCTGGCACGAGCTGGAGAGAGAGGTCGATCAGAACTGGAGAATGTCAACAGGGAGCTACTGCTGATGGGAGAGCTCCACGTCAAGTTCAGGGAGCGACTGGAACGTGTGGCTGCAATGAGCGAGACGGAGGAAGAGTTGCGGATGACGAGGGAGTCATATATGCATGAGATCAAAGGTAGATTAGCTAAATAAGTGGttagaactatttaaaaatccgTAAACcttgttattgttttacttGCAGAAGTGAAAGACAGATTGGAGTCGACGAAATGCCTTCTAAATGCGCACCGAGAACGTCTTAGTGAGCTAGAACAGAAGCTAAAGACCAAGGATAATCTCATATCGCagcaaaaacaacaaatggcGGGCATGGCTGAGGAAAATCGCTGTAAAATACAGGTATACACAACTACATACGTAATGTgacttattttaaacataattgatttgtttttaggCGGTGGAGAGCAAATACCAGACGCAGCTACGGATAAATCTTGCGCTTGAAGAACGACTGTTGGAGGCGAGACAGCTGAGAGGTCGCCACGCCAACTCACCGGACACGAGCAGCTGCCACGAAGCAAACACAACCACCACCGCCACTGATAGGACACAGGGAGGTTGTGCCGGGGCCAGTGGTGCGGGGGCGCTCAGTGCCCACTCGTCACCTTTAAGCGCATCACTCGCCTCGTCTGAAGGCAGCGTCGCCTTTCACGAAACACGAGAACTCAAAAACCTTCAGGTAATGAGTACTTTTGTTTcagtctataaaatatttgtaatgttttgaaaaaaaataattaataaagaatgtGTTGTGTTGTTTTAATGATCAGGCTCTCGTCGACCAAAAAGAGGGAAACAGATCCAAGGCGGACGACTCGCCGACGACGGACGTGTCCTTGGGTGAGGCGGACGCACAGGGCGCCTCCTCATCATCGTCCACCTCCAAACATGActgattttttcaatattattactattataattattactactaCAAACGTATTTCCTAGAACCAAGGTTAAACTTTTAAGAGTAACGGCATTCATATTATACCCCCACTTAtgcttcaaaataataaaagaaaaaaagataaataagatTTAAGCTAAATGAAACCGATTCCAATGTAGCTGCGGAACTACGTCGAGAAAAGTACACATATTAACATCTCAATTCAAATACTCAGGTTGTAAATTTTGACGGTTTTGGTACTTGTGCTCTGTTGCGTTCagtattaacaaaattcaCGAGCGAATATCTGTATAACACAATCTGGATCTGTTTTTATAAAGGAAAAAATCGAAAGGTAAAAAcgagaaatatattttttttttcgaaacgTTGGATAAATGTATGACCAAGAAGTGGTGAACTTctactttcaaaatttgtgaTGGTTTTATCATAACGAACTACTGTTATGgcaattattgttatattgaattgatttgaaagttatttttattaaatgtgttaatCATTATTGATATTCGTTTTATTAACCTCTTCTGACAACCTCTTTCCTgctgttttattaattccccaaggaattgaattatttatggattAAAAGTTCTGTTGTTGATGCGATTTTTTTTAGGGGAAATAATTGCTACCATTGTTGGAAGAATTATGGGAAAAATCGATTGATTAAATAGACTTAATCCACCTTTAATTaggaaaactaaaattatttatttacagactTTATATAATGCCATGGCAGGTGGATCCCAGGGTGTTTTATCAATGATTGCAAATACACTGATTTCCACATCCTGTGTGAGATTAATGTTATTCAGCATGACCATTGTTCTCTGCTTGgatagtttttgttttaacgCATTGTCAATGTGAACCTCGTATCCTTCGATCTTTTCTGACTTCGGTGGTGCCCATTTTATAATCAGACTATCCAAAGCACAACGTCTTACATCCAATACTTCAAAATTAGACATATCGACTGACGTTTCATCGCCGTCTTTGTTCACGAGATTATAAACGTAGTCTTCGCTTACGCGTGTCTTGAACTCCTCCGTCAtaagattaattattacatccTTTGCTCTGCATTGTTCCTCCAGTTGCGACAGTTCCGCCTTCATTTTCGACATAGATTTGTCAATGCCGCAATTCTTTTCCTGTTTGTTATCCTTTTTACCTTCATCTTCGCAGCGGAACACGTTTGGAGGAGCGGCACACTTCTTCGCCTTCTTCCTTTTGTTCTTGGCACGTTTCTTACTAGTGCAATCGTCGCAATCGCAACCCTCCCCAGCGCCGGAACTCCTTTTGTGCAGCTCAATCAGAGGCGGACTCGGGTCTCTATCGGCGCATTTGTCTGGACCACcactaagtttttttttttccgtACATATGATGCAGTCACAGTCCTCCGCCGGCTTGGCAGCAGGAAACATAAAATCTGCCGCCGTGTCGCCTTTACCTaaagagaaattaaaatttacttatcacATTATCAGTGTCAATCAGTCGACGTACCTCCGGGTAACTTGCAGGACGGGCAGATACACGGATCGCATTTGCACTTTTCCTTGTGTTGTCCCGTTCCTTCGCACTCCTTACAAACGCACTCCTTGCACGTACAATTTTCCGGACGTGCTTTGGAACTCTCATTTTTTCCGGGACAACTTGGACAAAGACATTGGCCGCATTTACATTTGTCTTTACCGCCTTCTTTGCCGCCGCCCCTTTCACAAGGGTTGCATGGACAATCCCCACAAGTACACTTTTGATCGGCATTTTTATCTAGAATAATAGATACATATATACTGTCGCTCATATGTAAAGCAACAaactaaaaaacattaataattttattaaaagaacaattctttttaatttaaattaattttataattaataagtgtctAAACATTTTGTATCTCAATTTATATGCGGATATCTTTACgtagtttttatacaacattttatttcggacagagttcataagtaaagcaaccaaaccctatatttaatacaattgattttataatttatttctgtgctCGACATCGTTCCTTAAAGCTAAAGATGCCTAGAATTGTCCATTtaacgatacaaattaaacaataaattgtagaaaactTCCGAATTGGTGAAAAACATCATTTCAaggacgatttccaattttaacagaaggaattCACTGGAAGGAGTTCCCAAAAGTGGTATAAAATGAAAGACTAACAGAGTTTTGGACAGGAAAACAAAAAcgagtaccataaaacgaagactaaaaagagctggtctctatggtagaaaaCCAACAAAGAAGCTCTTCATTTCTGCAAACTATAGAGCAGCGAAACTTCTTTGCaagagaacatgtgaactggacagatgggcaatagaaaacaattttgttttccgatgaaagtcggctccaattattcaaatctgatggtaTTTCATAGATGAGGGGACCtattaatgaaaagtataatcccaagtacactaaaCCCACTGTGAAGCATGATGGAGGAGACGTTATGGTTTGGTATGTTTTCCTGGGTTTAGCATGGACCACTTGTTAAGTCAGACGGGATAATagatcgttttgtttatcgtgacattctctagaatcatatgcttccatttgACGAAAGTAACATCAGTTTAAGGTGAACCTTCCACCACGACAACGATCCGAAACATACGTCTAAGTTAGTTAAGGAATG includes these proteins:
- the LOC109601668 gene encoding hamartin isoform X2, which produces MAEVHANANMAEIFKDLESNDKKTVEDAKQELRQLFKNVSESWLLNGLYEYYIRTNSVRSMDVLVNIKEPHHTFLFEKLCDSLKSSEMKIQALTLLGHVARAQPTWLYTLPDHPLFKDVLKLLKAELDLLPLISALLLVIVLLPAFPTKMAHYLQDLFEIFSRLAAWNCSPGKFEEDQMIHMQVALFALFLRLYGMYPCNFLHYLRLNHSREKNNPVFVHTIKPMLSSVKMNPTLVTANRDNETSNERWRKMEMHDVIVECERFSLDMTDRCSHDNCQLTNLAAAGFRSRSGTSNSTTTSAACRLEDLSRLERVSSSHLTDTNNGFFTPSRLFPVKTPPIIEASAPTPIPPHVGQTISAVFPSQEGTSPPEAAIEATPETTPIRDFHLTPGRNPPLNSTAVRALTNFKAPGGSSLHTTPTHSQPSSPMRKDVVASAFNFPESRLKRDQVMPVAAQKLSRLTQDRLHCYDSFEARSPTSPLHIGAGREEAKRTESPISQEDEEVCTIVSKHDASAPRQLNRQCDSVLHEYDDTPETLGEEQGSPCAAGGLHIPNSKSMMSFAHQISRLRYYSQCNTEPERIESPTGSTPGNGGIGFPESTTVRRTNSCPNMKKSQGAVAPFKDGLDDTLVETDEDAASASRAVNGLTDARRTVVSVSCTTQTESFWPYQFLFLSIFPSLDCPKSSPPGASSPAPPPPPFDQERYSTSQSPSIYDILDRYVETAVQSGERESLAYFKEQLQLVHQQLMFERHRRETHAYRNRRLLSDAKSTRLLEECNSALRDQVQVKQTEIENLREQLARLCAERAEDDRQLSAKLRSCESQLHNFESECRSLRESNAALRAELTTFRNKYGALDTDKQQVEAQLLDAVAEANVAKELARAGERGRSELENVNRELLLMGELHVKFRERLERVAAMSETEEELRMTRESYMHEIKEVKDRLESTKCLLNAHRERLSELEQKLKTKDNLISQQKQQMAGMAEENRCKIQAVESKYQTQLRINLALEERLLEARQLRGRHANSPDTSSCHEANTTTTATDRTQGGCAGASGAGALSAHSSPLSASLASSEGSVAFHETRELKNLQALVDQKEGNRSKADDSPTTDVSLGEADAQGASSSSSTSKHD
- the LOC109601668 gene encoding hamartin isoform X1, which gives rise to MAEVHANANMAEIFKDLESNDKKTVEDAKQELRQLFKNVSESWLLNGLYEYYIRTNSVRSMDVLVNIKEPHHTFLFEKLCDSLKSSEMKIQALTLLGHVARAQPTWLYTLPDHPLFKDVLKLLKAELDLLPLISALLLVIVLLPAFPTKMAHYLQDLFEIFSRLAAWNCSPGKFEEDQMIHMQVALFALFLRLYGMYPCNFLHYLRLNHSREKNNPVFVHTIKPMLSSVKMNPTLVTANRDNETSNERWRKMEMHDVIVECERFSLDMTDRCSHDNCQLTNLAAAGFRSRSGTSNSTTTSAACRLEDLSRLERVSSSHLTDTNNGFFTPSRLFPVKTPPIIEASAPTPIPPHVGQTISAVFPSQEGTSPPEAAIEATPETTPIRDFHLTPGRNPPLNSTAVRALTNFKAPGGSSLHTTPTHSQPSSPMRKDVVASAFNFPESRLKRDQVMPVAAQKLSRLTQDRLHCYDSFEARSPTSPLHIGAGREEAKRTESPISQEDEEVCTIVSKHDASAPRQLNRQCDSVLHEYDDTPETLGEEQGSPCAAGGLHIPNSKSMMSFAHQISRLRYYSQCNTEPERIESPTGSTPGNGFFVASDSTGGIGFPESTTVRRTNSCPNMKKSQGAVAPFKDGLDDTLVETDEDAASASRAVNGLTDARRTVVSVSCTTQTESFWPYQFLFLSIFPSLDCPKSSPPGASSPAPPPPPFDQERYSTSQSPSIYDILDRYVETAVQSGERESLAYFKEQLQLVHQQLMFERHRRETHAYRNRRLLSDAKSTRLLEECNSALRDQVQVKQTEIENLREQLARLCAERAEDDRQLSAKLRSCESQLHNFESECRSLRESNAALRAELTTFRNKYGALDTDKQQVEAQLLDAVAEANVAKELARAGERGRSELENVNRELLLMGELHVKFRERLERVAAMSETEEELRMTRESYMHEIKEVKDRLESTKCLLNAHRERLSELEQKLKTKDNLISQQKQQMAGMAEENRCKIQAVESKYQTQLRINLALEERLLEARQLRGRHANSPDTSSCHEANTTTTATDRTQGGCAGASGAGALSAHSSPLSASLASSEGSVAFHETRELKNLQALVDQKEGNRSKADDSPTTDVSLGEADAQGASSSSSTSKHD